Proteins from a single region of Parambassis ranga chromosome 16, fParRan2.1, whole genome shotgun sequence:
- the LOC114448104 gene encoding basement membrane-specific heparan sulfate proteoglycan core protein-like isoform X2 — MVVQLRSHSCAGGHRAGHTGEKAPRSHKRTMLVLIWATLIFGVWSNDVNNTDRSPKPSLLIPSLTEGHNSTLTCTAPSHCSQSDPVFTWMWRGAGENNSVLMNDTTDQGQNSTWTFNPSAKHHRGEVTCVVNCTGEHNTTETLNVTYVKTPEITGGSTVKEGDVLNLTCTVDSFPPSAITWTKQNRSLTEKTERDLREHTGISTFIIYNVTAQESGQYFCKANHWINLTQGINITVIYAGKPEITGETAVTEGGVLNLTCSVDRSPPPVITWTRIGHNTTLGNGTGVATLVIFNVAANQSGQYICTAKHLDYTLIENVNVTVKARPKVLNDSVCKVQSAVLTCVCISEGFPVPTIKWPLLEDQTEYSIMITLSKHTVNSTITLAVKNHSNSTVECVSSNKNGDFKANLTIAKEEEEGGDDNRKLIKVISRLEMVIAFLIGTLFSSIVFCLAKICCRKKQRTLGNLAETLEMVTSQEDSLMNAGEAREDAEVEDQDTTEGAEADVAEKSDVEYSSVNFYMMKRKSPAQAGTSRGTPETEYAEIKKGEARGGAEVEGNEDGEIKHCDAEEEEGEDTALYSSVSDILGQN, encoded by the exons ATGGTCGTACAGTTAAGATCACACTCTTGTGCAGGAGGACACAGGGCAGgacacacag GGGAAAAAGCACCTCGGAGCCATAAAAGGACAATGCTCGTTCTCATCTGGGCAACTCTGATCTTTGGAGTGTGGAGCAATGATGTTAACAACACAG ATCGGAGCCCAAAGCCATCTTTGCTGATCCCTTCTCTGACAGAGGGACATAACAGCACACTGACCTGCACTGCTCCCAGTCACTGCTCTCAATCGGATCCTGTTTTCACCTGGATgtggagaggagcaggagagaacAACTCCGTCCTCATGAACGACACAACCGATCAGGGACAAAACTCGACTTGGACATTCAACCCTTCAGCCAAACATCATAGAGGTGAAGTCACCTGTGTGGTCAACTGCACAGGCgagcacaacacaacagaaactcTGAATGTAACCT ATGTAAAGACACCTGAAATCACCGGAGGGTCGACTGTGAAGGAGGGAGATGTTCTAAATCTGACCTGCACCGTTGACAGTTTCCCTCCATCTGCGATCACGTGgactaaacaaaacagaagCCTAACTGAAAAGACTGAACGTGACTTGCGTGAGCACACTGGAATATCCACTTTCATCATTTATAACGTGACAGCACAAGAGTCTGGACAGTATTTCTGCAAAGCAAACCATTGGATCAACCTGACGCAAGGCATCAACATTACCGTGATAT ATGCTGGGAAGCCTGAGATCACTGGAGAGACAGCTGTTACGGAGGGTGGTGTTTTGAATCTGACCTGCAGTGTTGACAGATCACCTCCACCTGTCATTACCTGGACGAGAATTGGCCATAATACAACTCTGGGAAATGGCACAGGTGTAGCCACACTTGTCATATTTAATGTGGCAGCAAATCAGTCTGGACAGTACATCTGTACAGCAAAGCATCTGGACTACACCCTTATTGAAAACGTCAATGTCACAGTGAAGG CGCGACCAAAGGTCCTGAATGACTCTGTATGTAAGGTTCAGTCAGCTgtcctgacctgtgtgtgtatcagtgagGGGTTTCCTGTGCCCACCATCAAGTGGCCGCTGCTGGAGGACCAAACCGAGTACTCCATCATGATCACCTTGTCAAAGCACACAGTCAACAGCACTATCACCCTGGCTGTTAAAAACCATAGTAACAGCACTGTTGAATGTGTCAGCAGTAACAAGAATGGAGACTTTAAAGCAAACCTCACAATagctaaagaagaagaagaaggaggag atgacaACAGGAAACTAATAAAAGTTATCTCACGGCTTGAGATGGTCATTGCATTTCTGATTGGAACACTTTTTTCATCTATTGTCTTCTGCTTGGCAAAAATATGCTGCAG aaaaaaacagaggacgTTAGGAAATCTGGCCGAGACTCTGGAAATGGTGACGAGTCAGGAGGATTCACTG ATGAATGCTGGTGAAGCAAGGGAGGATGCTGAGGTGGAGGACCAAGACACCACGGAAGGAGCAGAAGCTGATGTGGCTGAGAAATCAGACGTGGAGTACTCCAGCGTTAATTTCTACATGATGAAAAGAAAGAGTCCAGCACAGGCGGGGACGTCACGGGGGACCCCTGAGACGGAATACGCAGAAATTAAGAAAGGAGAAGCACGGGGGggagcagaggtggaggggaACGAGGACGGAGAGATAAAACActgtgatgcagaggaggaggaaggtgaggatACAGCGTTGTATTCCAGTGTTTCAGACATCCTGGGTCAAAATTAG
- the LOC114448104 gene encoding basement membrane-specific heparan sulfate proteoglycan core protein-like isoform X1, with product MVVQLRSHSCAGGHRAGHTGEKAPRSHKRTMLVLIWATLIFGVWSNDVNNTDRSPKPSLLIPSLTEGHNSTLTCTAPSHCSQSDPVFTWMWRGAGENNSVLMNDTTDQGQNSTWTFNPSAKHHRGEVTCVVNCTGEHNTTETLNVTYVKTPEITGGSTVKEGDVLNLTCTVDSFPPSAITWTKQNRSLTEKTERDLREHTGISTFIIYNVTAQESGQYFCKANHWINLTQGINITVICEDAGKPEITGETAVTEGGVLNLTCSVDRSPPPVITWTRIGHNTTLGNGTGVATLVIFNVAANQSGQYICTAKHLDYTLIENVNVTVKARPKVLNDSVCKVQSAVLTCVCISEGFPVPTIKWPLLEDQTEYSIMITLSKHTVNSTITLAVKNHSNSTVECVSSNKNGDFKANLTIAKEEEEGGDDNRKLIKVISRLEMVIAFLIGTLFSSIVFCLAKICCRKKQRTLGNLAETLEMVTSQEDSLMNAGEAREDAEVEDQDTTEGAEADVAEKSDVEYSSVNFYMMKRKSPAQAGTSRGTPETEYAEIKKGEARGGAEVEGNEDGEIKHCDAEEEEGEDTALYSSVSDILGQN from the exons ATGGTCGTACAGTTAAGATCACACTCTTGTGCAGGAGGACACAGGGCAGgacacacag GGGAAAAAGCACCTCGGAGCCATAAAAGGACAATGCTCGTTCTCATCTGGGCAACTCTGATCTTTGGAGTGTGGAGCAATGATGTTAACAACACAG ATCGGAGCCCAAAGCCATCTTTGCTGATCCCTTCTCTGACAGAGGGACATAACAGCACACTGACCTGCACTGCTCCCAGTCACTGCTCTCAATCGGATCCTGTTTTCACCTGGATgtggagaggagcaggagagaacAACTCCGTCCTCATGAACGACACAACCGATCAGGGACAAAACTCGACTTGGACATTCAACCCTTCAGCCAAACATCATAGAGGTGAAGTCACCTGTGTGGTCAACTGCACAGGCgagcacaacacaacagaaactcTGAATGTAACCT ATGTAAAGACACCTGAAATCACCGGAGGGTCGACTGTGAAGGAGGGAGATGTTCTAAATCTGACCTGCACCGTTGACAGTTTCCCTCCATCTGCGATCACGTGgactaaacaaaacagaagCCTAACTGAAAAGACTGAACGTGACTTGCGTGAGCACACTGGAATATCCACTTTCATCATTTATAACGTGACAGCACAAGAGTCTGGACAGTATTTCTGCAAAGCAAACCATTGGATCAACCTGACGCAAGGCATCAACATTACCGTGATATGTGAGG ATGCTGGGAAGCCTGAGATCACTGGAGAGACAGCTGTTACGGAGGGTGGTGTTTTGAATCTGACCTGCAGTGTTGACAGATCACCTCCACCTGTCATTACCTGGACGAGAATTGGCCATAATACAACTCTGGGAAATGGCACAGGTGTAGCCACACTTGTCATATTTAATGTGGCAGCAAATCAGTCTGGACAGTACATCTGTACAGCAAAGCATCTGGACTACACCCTTATTGAAAACGTCAATGTCACAGTGAAGG CGCGACCAAAGGTCCTGAATGACTCTGTATGTAAGGTTCAGTCAGCTgtcctgacctgtgtgtgtatcagtgagGGGTTTCCTGTGCCCACCATCAAGTGGCCGCTGCTGGAGGACCAAACCGAGTACTCCATCATGATCACCTTGTCAAAGCACACAGTCAACAGCACTATCACCCTGGCTGTTAAAAACCATAGTAACAGCACTGTTGAATGTGTCAGCAGTAACAAGAATGGAGACTTTAAAGCAAACCTCACAATagctaaagaagaagaagaaggaggag atgacaACAGGAAACTAATAAAAGTTATCTCACGGCTTGAGATGGTCATTGCATTTCTGATTGGAACACTTTTTTCATCTATTGTCTTCTGCTTGGCAAAAATATGCTGCAG aaaaaaacagaggacgTTAGGAAATCTGGCCGAGACTCTGGAAATGGTGACGAGTCAGGAGGATTCACTG ATGAATGCTGGTGAAGCAAGGGAGGATGCTGAGGTGGAGGACCAAGACACCACGGAAGGAGCAGAAGCTGATGTGGCTGAGAAATCAGACGTGGAGTACTCCAGCGTTAATTTCTACATGATGAAAAGAAAGAGTCCAGCACAGGCGGGGACGTCACGGGGGACCCCTGAGACGGAATACGCAGAAATTAAGAAAGGAGAAGCACGGGGGggagcagaggtggaggggaACGAGGACGGAGAGATAAAACActgtgatgcagaggaggaggaaggtgaggatACAGCGTTGTATTCCAGTGTTTCAGACATCCTGGGTCAAAATTAG